From the Chiroxiphia lanceolata isolate bChiLan1 chromosome Z, bChiLan1.pri, whole genome shotgun sequence genome, one window contains:
- the PRUNE2 gene encoding protein prune homolog 2 isoform X7, whose protein sequence is MLTSDDKSLESAVVKVINPDEQCDRSLELQACSSSLVVKEILQKAPELITQQLAYLLRGSILFKCMSLEADSITQEQEKVLSILEEKFPDLPPREEIISVLQETQFNVQGVSIEEVILKDLKVISDGEIKVAISTVYVTLEDCVLHRSLVGDLKAFIDKYRFDVLVILANCLSEKKQTKQQIAVYLENVELGNQICCELEECQNPCLELDPLECECDQILIYHQENSLVTCDQIFLLVKEVINRRQPEMVSNSRTSSTEAVAGSAPLSQGSSGIMELYGSDVEPQPSSANFIENPQDLNGSMQAHIDVNIDLVSPDSGLATIRSSRSSKESSVFLSDDSPVAEGAASHHNLLLGFDSYSPIPEGAIAEEQKPQSGNNSDNFDLFNFDLASVVTAPSESSSHSVDCSPEDDYFLNSDLSEGHRLNVQKELDEANLLENDTANYSTGLLMTKNEDDNSAEFDENPGEMCQKTSSLINLVEGDSFSPEMLKSADSRIPPTPMNSLVEMSPLDNGQPLIFPQDVIKKINEIDGTNYSQSCVKYGNWWDAFDLESRNADAWSSSEQQSVFQSPALWKDSKESPLLREHIDRRASDSMFLQNQPKQMEYMRAGLWNKQFKQDNWNHENQEKNSKHPHLQTASLDETKQELERFTDPWKVSQPTPMMSDAWCSDEGKGSLLAGDSYEIWTKFDEEDAARSSKNVRNMPKLHREKKSVNVPEEWAISKTSLSDSSEITVDNETENLEAWDKGRYYAVEEYGKSESTDSVFNNMQNNSRLETGEKNLFGDPKHRPKQFENIDTWNMYDKNIRKEVTEVVVPWENSFLYKNLDLSSSNMGEDLVVSPLDTNYSTSDSYVSPTYVEDGRENEDRDFDEETVTGKFMNPYLAEPKVLEKASKEPSSPSNVPFSSTRNTDKWNTPLNNVTPLQERNCEITAKPLLNSEQTANLCFSTGIHTSENSFSVSENRRPGLAYSQTVNDLSPPQNELNTRQMAADNRETVDSVPVEDTDTSVTTLGTGNSLDLKICDLGSEMLSKKAAQNTAGVDRELDSQVSVQQLNSWSLQSEQGCKEAWDNAIVISQEGKECKKTHEISEPQMISDICNKPVQEDSEPSCKADLEENGSTEVSTSPEKMRNSVSLELLVTENESFSNQSNPISQEERKDLLQNNVESSSSASEEGRNYESFDDATPQNYSYSEMSQLLSERAEKEATVTEDATSPQMQSISESSNTGSDNPENSYSTVPGTSDIWNDSGKNGCGVGTPVLSVNEPQEALGEEKEGLHEVAPKYLGICNSELVSFTSSSELKGNDENSFIDKFRRSPSAYVTVPDITHMSVMENSLLREIGSGRNENSENLEPDNTLCGEPCAVLSDSFPQTAWNSEPCEDLQSPGTSPEASEVLEMANTTSSLLKDIQIKSYLEEDSVWSNSINDYAHSSGTSPDLSDASVNVWGDLPAASHHKGSRDMWEIKNNKNLEDSCKRNECEEGFETNAEHNQAPKSLDFWNAHVDVDTVSSLSSPDINEVSENSGACPEVIHEDSLCENKQHKASEIGEDYVQSNATNTEANEDSLGAKTRVREEAQVGIFNENSETIKARKVLQEDVTIDSIEHHKTFEYLGHCETLQKKTQRSIFNEKTGSGEDTYLYQMNKDATPTFAVGDKEEYSSKTVAVWSTSLEADLRTDPKSIVGTFGFPDNSSEWWNLQPCKEKQLEDQYSVSSHSETNQLTNSKEDSCCSPSQGEDLAQADLTKADNDGNQPAPLYSGEKENERLVHPINSPDSQINQDIVQFKQFDAFILDKEEGGVIEQLFSTDKENQLAPQNSFADGEQAIPNTSVQAITVLDLPKDNEGNVSLIPQEQQQDTCERLDVHNSLSDAFTVEDLSFEMAEKSSSGWNILVPQTALIPDILQDNTKESNQLFSVEPDLWINAEQVVTLKPDGENPDILSCNQDNSSESSNSPDVCQEYGAKHASIPSSQIVVDPEDKNSQSIHTWSNMSKEVDFDSKHQLVMQKVEMHSESGSLQDYEPGKINEFYQLISSNTQEPPESATLEEYGLENELVIDPAELTEIASEVIQVTSLDQKDMFHESFTHASHQGTPTDADQIATSQMHLFSSDLIQPDREEKSLKEISALAEVVKYSHIDHTAITGNELDMSEECMDESETGVEHNIRNASVTNVLAETHGGMNTLAVLGSEAAEGESKDKEILFLKSFLPDSNECHDSDSNNQLFKDTTKAYEAVIENNVPVLKEMPSIQSPVVCNPPSSASFDAESFGSRERAKGELLLRQPFYDSVSLEKPLPLPAPPESAEGILMTKDSSVKDQASETSIECLQENHISVPLLSRSVVTPGGSDISPGKSEAETTDPNSPPEGDRRSPNEAGTDSLLCKENKLRNSSESPELKSAEGKEDVRMQVLQDPASLETDYILVTEEENTPSTKKTLKRSKSNFAVQEANVAERRESHEGFLPGSLDTFQPISITNESKDHPVCGTLWDSSHLEEKSSSIVPQKVDGERRSQESCAQDEGWIILGQNEVSDIPPEEISAKSEMPKSVSGHPGEELAAVVAQELILDTWTEFRVETLLQKCFEHEVCSPSDSLTLEDESSGIAGTRVLQAVGGDGAWEANAHQKLGNNVATEQEMKEETVLLNRGGELSQKSELVEEDVGMDIPLSEGVLSPSSTEMRPEPPNSLDLNGSQPRRIKLTAPNINLSLDQSEGSVLSDDNLDTPDEIDINVDDLDTPDEADSFEYTGQVLFFRRAYCYEGCFSGRI, encoded by the exons GACTGCGTGTTACACAGGAGTCTTGTTGGTGACCTGAAAGCATTCATAGATAAATACAGGTTTGATGTACTTGTCATTTTGGCCAACTGTTTGTCAgagaagaagcaaacaaaacaacaaatagCAGTGTACTTGGAAAATGTAGAGCTAGGCAATCAA ATCTGCTGTGAATTAGAAGAATGTCAGAATCCTTGTTTGGAGCTGGATCCTCTAGAATGTGAATGTGACCAAATTCTCATTTATCATCAAGAAAATTCTTTGGTTACCTGTGatcaaatttttcttctagttaaGGAAGTTATAAATAGAAGACAACCAGAAATGGTATCAAACAGTAGAACTTCTTCTACTGAAGCTGTTGCTGGAAGTGCTCCACTTTCACAAGGATCTTCTGGTATTATGGAGTTATACGGTTCTGATGTAGAACCACAGCCCAGTTCTGCCAATTTTATAGAAAATCCTCAAGACCTAAATGGATCTATGCAAGCCCACATTGATGTTAATATAGACCTTGTGAGTCCAGACAGTGGATTGGCTACCATTAGAAGCAGCCGGTCTTCCAAGGAGAGTTCTGTTTTCCTTAGTGATGATAGCCCTGTTGCAGAAGGTGCTGCTTCCCATCACAATCTTCTGCTTGGCTTTGATTCCTATAGCCCTATTCCTGAAGGAGCAATAGCTGAAGAACAAAAGCCTCAATCAGGAAACAACAGCGATAACTTTGATCTTTTCAATTTTGATCTAGCATCTGTGGTTACAGCTCCATCTGAGTCATCTTCTCATTCTGTTGATTGTTCCCCAGAAGATGACTATTTCCTTAACAGTGATTTGTCAGAAGGGCATCGGCTCAATGTGCAGAAAGAACTTGATGAGGCAAACCTATTAGAAAATGATACAGCAAATTATTCAACTGGTTTACTTATGACAAAAAACGAGGATGACAATTCGGCTGAATTTGATGAGAATCCAGGAGAAATGTGTCAAAAAACTTCAAGTTTGATTAATTTAGTTGAAGGTGATTCTTTTTCACCAGAAATGTTGAAATCTGCTGATTCAAGAATTCCACCCACTCCTATGAACAGTCTTGTAGAAATGTCACCATTAGATAATGGACAGCCTTTAATTTTCCCGCAAgatgttataaaaaaaattaatgaaatagatGGCACAAATTATTCTCAGTCTTGTGTTAAATATGGAAACTGGTGGGATGCCTTTGACCTAGAGTCCAGAAATGCCGATGCATGGAGTTCAAGTGAGCAGCAGTCTGTATTTCAGAGTCCTGCCTTATGGAAAGATTCTAAAGAAAGTCCCTTGCTACGAGAACATATTGATAGAAGAGCCTCAGATTCTATGTTCCTCCAAAACCAGCCAAAGCAAATGGAATACATGAGAGCAGGTCTGTGGAATAAACAGTTTAAACAAGATAATTGGAACCATGAGAatcaagagaaaaacagcaaacatCCACATTTGCAAACTGCTTCTTTAGATGAGACAAAGCAAGAACTGGAGAGATTTACTGACCCGTGGAAGGTCAGTCAGCCAACACCTATGATGTCAGATGCATGGTGTAGTGATGAAGGAAAAGGTAGTCTGCTAGCTGGAGACTCTTACGAAATCTGGACCAAGTTTGATGAAGAAGATGCTGCTAGATCCTCAAAAAATGTACGGAACATGCCCAAACtgcatagagaaaaaaaatcagtgaatgTTCCTGAGGAATGGGCCATATCAAAAACTAGTTTATCAGATTCTTCAGAAATCACAGTGGACAATGAGACTGAAAATCTAGAAGCCTGGGATAAAGGAAGATATTACGCAGTAGAAGAATATGGAAAATCTGAAAGTACAGATTCTGTTTTCAATAATATGCAAAATAATTCCAGGCtggaaacaggggaaaaaaatttatttggtGACCCTAAACATAGACcaaaacaatttgaaaatataGATACCTGGAACATGTACGATAAAAACATCAGGAAGGAAGTAACAGAAGTAGTGGTGCCATGGGAGAATTCCTTTTTGTATAAAAACTTAGATCTTAGTTCTTCAAATATGGGGGAAGATTTAGTTGTTTCTCCATTAGACACCAATTATTCAACGTCTGATTCATATGTATCACCTACATATGTGGaagatggaagagaaaatgaggaCAGAGATTTTGATGAAGAAACAGTTACTGGTAAATTCATGAACCCATATTTGGCTGAGCCAAAAGTACTTGAGAAAGCAAGTAAGGAACCATCATCTCCTAGCAATGTGCCTTTTTCAAGCACCAGAAATACAGATAAGTGGAACACTCCCCTAAATAATGTCACCCCGTTACAAGAAAGAAATTGTGAAATTACTGCTAAACCTCTTCTTAATTCAGAACAAACAGCTAATCTGTGTTTTTCAACTGGGATACATACCAgtgaaaatagtttttctgtatctgaaaacagaagacCAGGACTGGCATATAGTCAAACAGTAAATGACTTATCACCACCACAGAATGAATTAAATACTAGACAGATGGCAGCTGACAACAGAGAAACAGTGGACAGTGTTCCTGTAGAAGACACAGACACATCTGTGACAACCTTGGGCACTGGGAATAGTTTAGATCTGAAAATATGTGACTTAGGGAGTGAGATGCTTAGTAAGAAGGCAGCACAGAACACTGCTGGTGTTGACAGAGAGCTGGATAGTCAGGtttcagtgcagcagctgaACTCATGGAGTTTGCAGAGTGAACAGGGTTGTAAGGAAGCCTGGGACAATGCCATTGTCATCtctcaggaaggaaaagaatgtAAGAAGACACATGAGATAAGTGAACCGCAGATGATTAGTGACATTTGTAATAAACCAGTGCAAGAGGACAGTGAACCTTCATGTAAAGCAGATTTGGAAGAAAATGGGTCAACTGAAGTTTCCACCTCCCcagaaaaaatgaggaataGTGTTAGTTTGGAATTGTTAGTCACAGAGAATGAGTCATTTTCCAATCAAAGCAATCCAATTAgtcaggaagagaggaaagactTGTTGCAGAATAATGTAGAATCTTCTTCAAGTGCTTCTGAAGAAGGCAGAAATTATGAATCTTTTGATGATGCCACACCACAAAATTACAGTTACAGTGAAATGtcacagctgctttctgagAGAGCTGAAAAAGAGGCTACAGTGACAGAGGATGCAACAAGTCCCCAGATGCAAAGTATCTCTGAAAGTTCTAATACGGGTAGTGATAATCCTGAAAATAGTTATTCTACAGTGCCTGGAACCTCAGACATCTGGAATGACTCTGGAAAGAATGGTTGTGGCGTAGGCACACCAGTTCTTTCAGTGAATGAACCACAGGAagctctgggagaagagaaagaaggctTACATGAAGTGGCTCCTAAGTATCTAGGCATTTGTAATTCTGAGTTAGTATCTTTCACAAGTAGCTCAGAACTGAAGGGGAATGATGAAAATTCTTTCATAGATAAGTTTAGGAGAAGTCCTTCTGCATATGTCACTGTTCCTGACATTACACATATGTCTGTGATGGAGAATTCACTTTTACGTGAAATAGGTTCTGGGAGAAATGAAAACTCTGAAAATTTAGAACCTGATAATACTCTTTGTGGAGAGCCATGTGCAGTGCTTAGTGACAGTTTTCCTCAAACTGCTTGGAATTCAGAGCCATGTGAAGATTTGCAATCTCCTGGAACAAGTCCTGAGGCAAGTGAAGTCCTTGAAATGGCAAATACCACAAGCAGCCTTTTGAAGGATATACAGATCAAAAGTTATTTGGAAGAAGACAGCGTGTGGAGTAATTCAATAAATGATTATGCACACTCAAGTGGAACAAGTCCTGATTTGAGCGATGCATCTGTGAATGTGTGGGGAGACCTTCCAGCTGCCAGTCATCACAAAGGAAGTAGAGATATGTGggagataaaaaataataaaaatcttgaAGATTCTTGTAAAAGGAATGAATGTGAAGAAGGATTTGAAACAAATGCTGAACATAACCAAGCTCCTAAGAGCTTAGATTTTTGGAATGCCCATGTAGATGTTGATACTGTATCTTCTTTATCAAGTCCTGACATAAATGAGGTTTCAGAGAATTCAGGGGCATGTCCAGAAGTGATTCATGAAGATTCATTgtgtgaaaacaaacagcataAAGCATCTGAAATTGGAGAGGATTATGTTCAGTCAAATGCAACAAATACTGAAGCAAATGAAGACAGTTTAGGTGCAAAGACTCGGGTGAGAGAGGAGGCCCAGGTAGGCATCTTCAATGAAAATTCTGAAACAATTAAAGCCAGGAAGGTACTCCAGGAGGATGTGACTATTGACTCTATTGAGCATCACAAGACTTTTGAATATTTAGGCCACTgtgaaacacttcagaaaaaaactcagagaagtattttcaatgaaaaaacaGGTAGTGGAGAAGACACATATTTGTATCAAATGAATAAGGATGCAACACCAACTTTTGCTGTTGGTGATAAAGAAGAGTACTCTTCAAAAACTGTGGCTGTGTGGAGTACGTCGTTGGAAGCTGATTTACGAACTGATCCAAAATCCATAGTAGGAACATTTGGTTTTCCAGATAACAGCTCAGAATGGTGGAATTTACAACcttgcaaagaaaagcaattggAAGATCAGTATTCTGTTTCAAGTCACTCTGAAACAAACCAGTTAACAAACAGTAAGGAGGACTCATGTTGTTCACCTTCCCAAGGTGAAGATCTAGCACAAGCAGATTTGACTAAAGCAGATAATGATGGAAATCAGCCTGCCCCCCTGTACTctggtgaaaaagaaaatgaaaggctAGTACATCCTATCAATAGTCCTGATAGTCAGATAAATCAAGACATTGTACAGTTCAAACAATTTGATGCTTTCATACTGGATAAAGAAGAAGGGGGCGTGATAGAGCAGTTGTTTTCTACAGATAAGGAAAATCAACTGGCTCCACAGAATTCTTTTGCAGATGGGGAACAAGCTATACCAAATACATCAGTTCAAGCAATTACTGTACTGGATCTACCAAAAGACAATGAGGGAAATGTAAGTCTCATTCCtcaagaacagcagcaggacaccTGTGAAAGATTAGATGTGCACAACTCCCTGTCAGATGCTTTCACCGTAGAAGACTTATCTTTTGAAATGGCAGAAAAGTCAAGTTCAGGGTGGAATATATTAGTTCCCCAAACTGCACTTATCCCAGATATTTTACAGGATAACACAAAAGAAAGTAATCAACTGTTTTCAGTGGAACCTGACCTGTGGATTAATGCAGAGCAGGTTGTCACTTTGAAACCAGATGGTGAAAATCCTGATATTTTAAGCTGTAACCAAGATAATAGTTCAGAGTCTTCAAACAGTCCTGATGTGTGCCAGGAGTATGGAGCTAAGCATGCCTCTATCCCATCTTCTCAGATTGTGGTGGATCCCGAGGACAAGAACAGTCAGTCAATTCACACATGGTCAAATATGAGTAAAGAGGTAGATTTTGATTCAAAACATCAGTTAGTAATGCAGAAGGTGGAGATGCACTCTGAAAGTGGTAGCCTCCAGGACTATGAACCAGGAAAGATCAACGAATTCTATCAGCTCATCTCTTCTAATACTCAGGAGCCTCCTGAATCTGCAACTTTGGAAGAATATGGTCTAGAAAATGAACTGGTTATTGACCCAGCTGAGTTGACAGAAATTGCCAGTGAAGTTATTCAAGTGACATCCTTAGATCAGAAAGACATGTTCCATGAAAGTTTCACTCATGCAAGCCATCAAGGAACACCAACTGACGCAGATCAAATAGCAACCTCccaaatgcatttgttttccagCGATTTAATTCAGCCtgatagagaagaaaaaagcttaaAAGAAATTAGTGCCTTGGCTGAAGTTGTAAAATATTCGCATATTGACCATACAGCAATAACTGGTAATGAACTAGACATGTCAGAAGAATGTATGGATGAATCTGAGACAGGAGTAGAACATAACATCAGAAATGCATCAGTGACTAATGTCCTGGCAGAAACACATGGTGGAATGAACACACTGGCAGTACTAGGCAGTGAAGCAGCAGAAGGGGAATCAAAGGATAAAGAGATACTCTTTCTCAAATCGTTTTTACCTGATAGTAATGAATGTCATGATTCTGATTCAAATAATCAACTGTTTAAGGACACAACAAAAGCATATGAAGCTGTAATTGAAAATAACGTTCCTGTGCTTAAAGAAATGCCCAGTATTCAGTCGCCAGTGGTGTGTAATCCACCATCCTCTGCATCTTTTGATGCTGAATCCTTTGGCAGCAGAGAGCGTGCAAAGGGTGAGCTCTTGTTACGGCAGCCATTTTATGACAGTGTTTCTTTGGAAAAACCTTTACCACTGCCAGCACCTCCAGAGAGTGCAGAAGGCATCCTAATGACCAAAGACAGCAGTGTTAAAGATCAGGCGTCTGAAACATCCATAGAGTGCCTTCAGGAAAATCATATCTCAGTACCTTTGCTCTCCAGGTCTGTAGTAACTCCAGGAGGTTCTGATATTTCACCAGGAAAATCTGAAGCAGAAACAACCGATCCAAACTCACCGCCAGAGGGAGATAGAAGATCACCCAATG AAGCTGGGACTGATTCTCTACTTTGTAAAGAGAATAAGCTGAGAAATTCCTCTGAAAGCCCTGAACTGAAAAGTGCAGAGGGTAAGGAAGATGTGAGAATGCAGGTGCTCCAAGATCCAGCTTCTCTGGAGACAGATTACATCCTTGTtactgaggaagaaaatacacCTTCAAcgaaaaaaacccttaaaagaagcaaaagtaattttgcaGTTCAAGAAGCTAATGTAGCTGAACGAAGAGAATCTCATGAAGGCTTTTTACCCGGCTCCTTGGATACCTTTCAGCCAATCTCCAttacaaatgaaagcaaagatCACCCTGTTTGTGGGACTCTATGGGACTCTAGTCACTTAGAAGAGAAAAGTTCTTCTATTGTGCCTCAAAAGGTGGATGGTGAAAGGAGATCACAGGAAAGCTGTGCACAAGATGAGGGCTGGATTATATTGGGCCAAAATGAAGTAAGTGACATACCACCTGAAGAAATTTCTGCCAAGTCAGAGATGCCAAAATCAGTGTCTGGACATCCTGGCGAAGAACTGGCAGCTGTTGTAGCACAGGAATTGATTCTTGACACTTGGACAGAATTTCGGGTAGAAACTctccttcagaaatgttttgaacaTGAAGTCTGTTCTCCTTCAGATAGTCTGACTCTTGAGGATGAGAGTTCAGGCATTGCAGGAACACGTGTTTTGCAAGCAGTTGGTGGCGATGGTGCATGGGAAGCAAATGCTCACCAGAAACTTGGAAATAATGTAGCAACAGAACAAGAAATGAAGGAGGAAACGGTTCTTCTCAACAGAGGCGGAGAACTGAGTCAAAAGTCAGA